The genome window GTTGTGGAAATCCTCATCATCTTCTCTGAGGTAATCAGCATTAAGACTGGATTTAGTTCTGCTACCTGCTTCCTCACCGGGCATCCCGGCGCGACGGTGCATCGATAGTAAGCTCTGGGGCATGGATTCCCCTTCGCCACCTTCTGCCCATACTTCCTCCATTGGCATCCATCATTCATCTATAGGAATTACCACGAGTGCATGAGCATAAATGAGTGCATGTCATGCAAAAGCCTTGGCTGTCAAATGGGACTTACGGTAGGCCCTTGGCATCTTGCTCTGACTGAAACCCTAGTTTTTCTGGTGGCTGGATTGATGCTTTGACTTGTGATGGTGGTCAATTCGCCGGCGGCCCAGCTTTTCAGACCcttccctttctcctctcttgcgTCGTCTCTTTGATGTGGATCAACATGGGTATGGAGACTCAAAGACAAGCACAGCTCCTCGTCATCTGCCAAGCCACTGCCTCGATCAGCTACCTTAGCCTGCTTGATCTCACCAGAGCTCTGTCTTCCAAGCGAAAGGAAAACCTGATGCTCCTGAGTGTATCAGATCACAGAAGGGTTGAATCATCCATTTTTAGATGAACGGAAGAAGACTTTGGTGACAGAAAGATTACTTTTGGTTGGTCCTCTTGCTGGATGTCTGCAAATTTTATCTGTAGATCATAATAATCCTTCATGGTGCGATCGATGGCCTCTTCAAGCATCCTGTTCTCTTCTTTCATGCGTTCCATCTCGGCTTGTAACACGCACAACTGCAACATCTTCGCAAGTCAAAATCCTAACACTCGCAACAAAAAGGATGAACACAAACAAAAAGTAGGAGTTACAACCTCATCTTTGATCACATCTTCTGCCGTGGTCTTCTCATAACTTTGTTCCTTTTCCTCCGTTTGGATCTCCTCTTGATGTTTATTTGCTTCCTTGTCTTCATTGGAAATGGCTACTtcaccttcttctttttcttcctcctcttcttctcgatCACCACCATCTTCAGCTTCTTCTAGTGCTCTAACCTCATCATCTGCAGTCTCCAAGGCGAGATCGATGTGCGTTATCCTCTCCCTCTTCGACGACATTATCCTCTTGTAGTTGATGCCGCACGGCACCCTCTCTTTCTCTAACTGATGCTACCGAGGCAACCGAGTCAATGTTCACAGCGTATCGCAGGGTTAGAAGAAGGAAGCTAGAAAGTCTCTCTCACACGCTGCCTAACTTTCTATGCAGCTAAACAATGGTGGATCCAACTGACAAGGATCGATGCACAGCCTGAGTCAAGCGGAAATATCTTTTAAGCCTCTCCGGCTTTGGTGCGAGCTA of Musa acuminata AAA Group cultivar baxijiao chromosome BXJ2-3, Cavendish_Baxijiao_AAA, whole genome shotgun sequence contains these proteins:
- the LOC135586574 gene encoding probable WRKY transcription factor 9; this encodes MSSKRERITHIDLALETADDEVRALEEAEDGGDREEEEEEKEEGEVAISNEDKEANKHQEEIQTEEKEQSYEKTTAEDVIKDELCVLQAEMERMKEENRMLEEAIDRTMKDYYDLQIKFADIQQEDQPKEHQVFLSLGRQSSGEIKQAKVADRGSGLADDEELCLSLSLHTHVDPHQRDDAREEKGKGLKSWAAGELTTITSQSINPATRKTRVSVRARCQGPTMNDGCQWRKYGQKVAKGNPCPRAYYRCTVAPGCPVRKQVQRCLEDMSILVTTYEGTHNHPLPVGATAMASTTAASANSLSSSPLSYLNPYLANPSPQLSTMRSFTSSAGYSGIFGGRQQLDILGPHHQATSSAAGGGSWISTGHGVWNGEDEKSLAEQVGVIASTQR